The Anaerolineae bacterium DNA window TTGTGCCGCCTCTGGCCATGTTTTTCCTTTGGCGGACAGGGTGACCTCGCCCCTGGTGTTATGTATGGGCAGGTTCTATCAACCGGCGCCAGGGAGGCGCGCGGGAAGGCGCCGTGCGGAAGCGTGGGCCCGAGGCGCGGTGGGGTGCCGCCGGCCGGCGCAGGCTCAGGTGGTCTCCACCACAATGTCTCCGATGATGTTGGCCGCCTCGTCCCCGCGGTCGGCGCAGTTGCTGATATGGCGATACACCTCGCGAAGCTTCAACATCTGGACTACTTTGTTCAAATCAGAAGGGTCCCGGAACAGGTCTGCCAGCGCCTCGCGATAGGCGTTTTCCACCCGGTTCTCAATATCCTTGGCCCGCACCGCATGCTCCGCCGCCACCTTGGGATGCTCCTGGAGCCTCTGCATCGCCATGTAAATTTCCCGGGCGGCTTTGGCCAGCAGTGCCGTCATATGACACAGGTGCTCGTTCGGCTCCACGTTCAGGATTTGCATCTCATCCACAGTGGAATAGGCGTAGTCGAGGATATCATCGATGGCGCGCGAGAGCCGAAAGATGTCTTCCCGGTCGATGGGCGTCACGAAGGTGCGGTGAAGCTCGTCGATCAGGATGCGCCGCAGTTCGTCGGCATCTTTCTCCGCCTGGATGACGCGCTGAGCATGGGCTGGGTCGCGGG harbors:
- a CDS encoding DUF47 family protein codes for the protein MGLKEFFKPRQDNFIRLLIQQAEQTAIGLDALHEYMKTRDPAHAQRVIQAEKDADELRRILIDELHRTFVTPIDREDIFRLSRAIDDILDYAYSTVDEMQILNVEPNEHLCHMTALLAKAAREIYMAMQRLQEHPKVAAEHAVRAKDIENRVENAYREALADLFRDPSDLNKVVQMLKLREVYRHISNCADRGDEAANIIGDIVVETT